In Lolium perenne isolate Kyuss_39 chromosome 5, Kyuss_2.0, whole genome shotgun sequence, the sequence CAACATAACAGTTCCCAGTCAGCGTCAACAAAAGACCGTGTTCTCTCGCTTATCAATGAAGCCACAACCACTTCCCCAAGAAATTCCAGGCCCTTCACTCAACCAACTGCTCTATTCACTTTCTAAAAGAACCGAACAGTGGAGTAGCAAGACTAGAAGTCCTACGGAAGATGTTTGTAAACAGTTGGTCCGTGCACAGGACATTGACAGACCTTATGCTCCTTCTGAGCTAAACCTGCCAACTGAACTAGAAGAAGAAAGCGTAGATCCTCCCTTCTTGAACTTCAAGAGGCGCAGCAAAGCGGCAAGCCTGGATGCAAATGGAGGAAACGAAGGTAGTGTCAAACCCAAGAGAAGAAAGCTTGTGCGCCCTTCTTTTGGGCAATCTAACAGCACTGCTAGTTCTGGAAAGGAGCTCCAAGAGAATGCCGTAGTGGAAATGAATCATAGCCCTGCTAAAACTGTTGGAAAAGAGCTCCAAGAGAATGTCATAATGGAAATGACTAATACCTCTGTCGAAACTGTTGGAAACAAGCTCAAAGAGAATGTCACGATGGAGAGGTATCATAGCCCTGTCAAAACTGGTGGAAACGACTTCCAAGAGAATGTcataatggaaatgactcataccCATGTCAAAACTGTTGAAAACAAGCTCCAAGAGAATGTCATGATGGAGAGGAATCATAGCCCTGTCGAAACTGGTGGAAACAAGTTTTACATTGACCTAAATGAACCTGCATCTGTAGACAGTGATTTGGTGGAGGATGCCAGCATTGTAACGCCACCTCCTGTCGCTGTCAAAACACAAATAGTGAAGCCCACTGATGTAGACATCAACCAGCTAAGCTGCTCAAACTCGAAGGAGGTAAACAGTAAGCAAGACCAATCGTCTGGTAGTGGTGCCCCTACAGAGAAAATTACACTTGATCTGAACATTACGGATCTGAATACAATGGACGAGGCGAAGCTGCAAGCAATTCTTGGTTCTTCATTATTGCAAGCACTTGACAAGCTCAGAAATGGCAAGTCGAATGACTCCGAGAAAGCTAATAAATCAAGTCTCTGTGGTAAAAACAGTGTCGTGAAGATGGAAGTGAAAGCTGACACGAGCACCAACCGGAGGTGCAACTGATAGTGTTAGTGAGACTGATGCCAGACTACTGAACTTTAAAGGATTCAGTTTGATACTGGTGCTACTGCAGCAGCTGGATTAGTAGAATCCTCAACATTTTGATTGTAGCTGTTACAGTAGGACACCCTCTGTCTTTAAATGCAAGGCCACTTGATATTTTGGATCGTCTAACTTTGACCATTAATTTTACCAACAAAATGGGAGTTATACGATACAAGAAGTATATCATCAGGTCCACGTACCAAAGGTGCTTCCGATAATGTACTTTTTGTGACATGTAACTCGTATTATGTTGGTTAAAATTATTGTCAAATGTAGGTACAAAATACCAAGTGGCCTTGCATTATTATACATATATAGTGAGGAAGTTGAATGTAATGTCTGGCATCATACGTAGGTGAAAGATATACTAGTTTGCATGATATTTTGTGTTTTGGAGGAAAATGATAGGGAATCAGTTTGTGCATCCTACGTTTCTTATGCTACTGTTTATGGATGGCTGGTATGAGGCATGACAGGCTTTTACTTAGTCTTATAAATGAAATATCTTTTCATAAATATCAATCTTGTTGTTTTGCACCTGCTACTCATGATCAAGATGTCTTGTTCATGCAGCCATGCGAGCTTGCTGCTATGTATTTCATACGAAGGAATACAACATGGTAAGACTTTTTTTTTATAGACAACATGGTAAGACTTGTGAAAACTGGCCAAGGCAAAAATCTGATAGCACAAACTGCAGCAACCGGAAAAACAAGGTACCAGAGTAAAGCCTACACTTCAAGCTGTAGCAAGTGAATATTCATACTCAAGATATTTTACCTTGGACTACTTTTAAATATAGTATGATGTACAGATTCCCATTTCCAAATATTTAAAACAATATTAATAGAAAATTCCAAAAGTTGGATTTAAAACAACGTTCAAGCCATATATTTTTGGTACGAACCAGTACCATGGATAAATGGAAATGATGTCTTGAAAAAATTGAAGGAGAAAATCATCAAACTGATGGCGCAGACGAGACAAAAACGTGAAACAAGCATCAAATATAACAGGCTGGCTAAGAGCCATCAAGGTTTGAATTTCAGCACAGATCTACAACATCCACCCTCGTGATTCTACATTTCTTCACCCCTATCTTTTCTACTAGCTTTGTTCTACGCTATGTCAGTTGAGATACCTTCGATCACTGTACAGCCTTTTCGCAACACAGGTAGCACAAGATTGAACTACTATGTTACACATTACAAGTTTACAACAGCGTCGCCTATATGTCAATCATGTAGCAAGGTCCGATAAAGAAGGATCTGTAGGCGTCCGTGGGATGACAAACTGGTCGACAACCCGCACCGTGCTGGTCGGCTCTGACCATCCGGAGCCAGCTCGCCATTTGCTTGGGAACCTCCTATTGTGGCTCATCTGGAACGGCTCCTTGGGCTCCATGTCCCAGTCTGGATCCAGCATCCATTCTTTTGGCACCTGGGTATTGACAGCATATGTGAGACACTCGCCTCGACATGGGGAAGCAAGCATGGGAAAGTAAACTCAAGCATATCAGACATGATAATTTGACAAGAGTGGATGGCACGGTTGGAGGGAGGGAGCAAATGCAACCACAATGATGTGTCGGCAAGTCATAACTCGCAGCAACATTACCTTATCCACAGCCAGAGTGAACACCTCAAGGTCTCCATTCTTCTTGATGTGGAACCGTGTGAACGCCTTGTAATTCGCTATCCGCAGGGAGGAAAAGGCCTCGTCGAAATGGATATGGAACCAATTTATGCATATGTATAAGTAGCTCCCGAACACCATTGACACAACGGGGGTAGACAGGACCCAGAAGTACAGGAAGACACAGACATAGTAGATAATGGCACCTCCCCGAGGAAGGGACTCTATTCCTTTTCTGCAGATTGTGGTCCTAGTTACTGCCATGACCTGAAAGATAAATAACAGTGAAAAAAAGGTACAGCTCATCAGAACAAGTGATCTTTGTGTGGTTCAAAGGATGACCTCTGGGATGTCGAATGCGGACATAAGGTACTTGATACATGCAGGATAAAGCCCGAAAGTCCACTGTTCCAAACGTGCGCGAAGTCCTGTTGGGTCGGGAAAATGCTCACTTTCCGCCTTTCGATACCATTCGTAGAGGGTGTGGTATCCTGTGATTGGATAATCCAACATAATGTTTTACATTGCCGTGCAAAAAAATCATTAAAAGATGGAGAACAGACTTGCAAGTGCATTGTCTTAAAGGAATTTCAAGCCCAAGTCTGTATACAGACAATGTATCTGTTACAAACTTGTACACAAGGATTCAAGATGACGAACATAACATGAAAAAGTATCGAACACAAACCTGATGTTGCTAATAGATGGTTGCGGATGCATATCTCAATACCAAGTTCCATCAGCAGCATCAGTAATACAGCCGAAGTTATGTGGGCAGTAGCATGAAGAAAACCAAGCAAAGCACGTCTTCTTCGTGATAGTTTTGTGGGTACAAAACAAAATGATACCATCAATAGAATAACAACACCAGCTAGGGATACATAAGAACGCTCGAGAATCTCAAATATAGCATTCCACATTGCAATGAAGAAACTATTCATACGGTCACCCCAAGAGTCTTCATGCAAGATACGAAATGAGTCACACTGAAGAACATCATGCTTAAGTCAGGCCACAAAAGATAAAATCTAGAAACATTAAACACTACTGTAATATCCAAAACTTGATAATTTGTTAAGAAAAATACCATCAATAACTATTATCTAGCCTCTCACCTGTGGAAACATTGAGAAAACCAATACGAAGTACACAAAACCACCAATGACATCGAATTGCCAATTTTTCCTTCGGAATTTCAATATATTACCAAGTGCAATCTTGACAGGGGAATAAAAGAGAAAAGTCAGTTGGAAACAAAACTATTCCAAGAACAACCCTGTTATGCACTGAACTTGTAGGAAGATATAAAAGTAGGGGTCTACCTTGCTAGACTCCTCGTAAGAAGGATATGCAGCCTTTGTTTCATACTTGTTCCCATAGCATTCCTTGAAGTTCTCAAAGACATGTGTTGGGTGCAGAAAGGCTCCACCACAGCCATTTACAAGCAAGTGTTGTACATGTACTGGTTCTTTGGACTCGACGCAAGAATGACGCATATAATGGTGCAGGTCGCCAGCCATCCGCAGTTTGCACCGTCCCTTGAGGTACTCACGTATTAAATATGTTACATTTTTTCCAGTTCTATCACTCCAGTACCAGTCCAGAAGCCAATTTGGCTCATGAGTTATAAGGATTACAGAATCATTCTCTCCAACCTGCATAAATTCCAGTAATACACACTAAGAAAATCAACATATAGCAAATCTTGATGCAGAATAATGAAAATGTGCATTGTTCTCTGCTTACGGTAACAAGATCCACTAGCACTGCTCACAATTCTAATCTACTTGTTTGTTACAACTGAATCATCAAATCAAGAAATGGAAAGTATAGAGCCTGTTGTAGATGAAAGGATGTAATTACCTTCTGTTGACATAACTCTGCAAAGAATTTGAACTGGTAAACATCGATGTCACCATGAAGAGCTTGGTCAAGACCAAAAACCCACCACCCATTTGGAAGCTTTAATGCAAAATAACTCCTTTTCTGGGGAAGAAACCACCCACCAAGCCAGCTTTTATGACAAATATACCTCATGAATGTGTGTAGTCCATCAAACCAATCTGCACGAAAACAGGGAAGATTTTGTCAAGACATCAATCTACAATAGTGTGGTAGAAGTAGAGTTTAACTTATTCCGTGCCAAGATATCTCTGTTTTACAGAAAAAGAGTAGGGAAGGCCCCTACTGCATTCCATGCCAAGACATCATTTGTAAATAAATATTGTACCATTGATCGGCAAGGAAGAAAACAGGATACATAAATATCAGTAGGCTATATGTACCATGGTTTCCAGGAATCAGAAAACATTGTGGTCCGCTATACTGCCTGATCTCAGAAACTCCAAGGGGAAGTTCAGGTTTTTCCAATGCTATATGTTCAGGAGTATACCAAGCGGGAGGCTGGAGAGCATACTCAAAAGGACAGAAAAAACGCCGCTCATACGAAAATTCGGATGGATTTGGATATCTGCAAGAGAATGGAACAATCACCATCTTTCTGAAGTGCTTAATCCAAGATCAACATGGAAAACCCCAAACCAACTATAACAATCTGGAAAAGATAATTAACATATGACATATCCATGTAAGGAATGCAACTTGCGAAAAACTAAGCTTATCACAGGAAAAATATTTGCCACTCATTAATTAGCAAACACTAATTGAAGACTTCTCATAATGTAAACTGTATGATCAAAGTTTGCAACATACGCAAGGTCTCCACCAATTAGTAGTAGTTCTCCGCGGGGAAATGTAAGCCTGGAATCGTCAGATTTTATGACTAAAGAAGGTTGAGCAAGTAAACGTGCTATAGCATATGTAGAGTTGCCACCATCGCCAGTATCTGCAATGAAGTCGAACCAAAGTTCTTCTTTTGCATCAAGATGATCATATAAAAGGTCGCCCCTCTTAGCTTCATCTGGACCTTTGTTCATTGCAGCCTGATGGGTTGAGAAAAAGAAGTCAACAATTTTAACAGAACAATGAGCTCAGCTAGGAACTGCAAAAGCACTTTAGAGCACAACAACACAACTCTAGAAAATGGCAATTCAGGACAAGCAAAAACTGAAGGAAGCAAAATCCAAAACCAAAATGATAGCAGAAGGCTTGAAATTACTGGTCATGTACCTGCATCATACGCATGTCGAATCGACCAACAAAGAGTGTCACCGATACCATGAGGTCGAAAACAGTTTTGAATAAATCTGTTGAGGTCCTGCAGAGCATATCAACAAATATTCAACCCTTCTACAGCATGAAGTGGATAATAAGAGCTTATGTATAGACCAATAACATACCCAGAGTACCAAGGAACCATGTCCTCAAAATCTGGTTTCAACAGTTTCTTCAGATTCTCATACTCCGAAATTGTCAAAGGATGAGTTAGAGCCCATCTATACATCAACTCAAAGGAAACAAAGAGAACGAATGAGTCCAACACCGAACAAACAAACCAATAATGTTCAGTTCAAATTATACTTCAACCATTATACAGTTACGACTGGCATCTTTTTCTCGCCTGCTTAGTTATTTCATAGATAATAGAAGCATGCAAACATGTGAAAAGGGATGAATAAGGTGATCACAATCATGTCCAAGTCCTAAGTACCCTAATGACCTCAGAAAATTTTACCCCTAACACCATGTTATTTCACTAGAGCATATTCATGTGATTTGCAGGTAATAAACTGAATGTAACACCTTTTAGAACTTCCCAAGTTTCTCCAACAACCATTGGCGTTTTCTAAAGGGGACACAAAGTTTGAAATTCATGTGCATAGTTCTGCTTAtgaaaccaagaattcatgaggaATATATTCCATTTTCCTTTTCATCGTCATAATTTCCTATCTTACAGACGACTAGCAGATGGATGCGTTGAGAGTCAACATACCCAGTAGACCGTTCCACAACATAATTGGCCATGTAAAGACCAATGAATGTAGCCCACAAAGAGTACACAGGTGAGATGATGTTGGAGTCTTGAGATCCATTGGAAGCTAACTGGAGCAAGAAACAGGATAAGAATAAACCAATagataaagagaataatatacaagcatgaacagaaggtgAAGTATACGAACTTCTCCATAAATGGCCCATTTCGAGAGAAGTGGGTAATCACTAGCAGAGCCAACCGGAGCAAACCAGGACGAGCAAATCTGGTCTTTGAACTTATGCATACGTAATAGCCTTGAAATCAGTGTATTGTCATCATTTTGCTTTCTCCAGAGTGAAAATGCAACCCAGCTAGCAGTTCTACGATCAATAGATTTATCTCTTGAAAGAGTCCTGTTACCACAGTGGCTGTAAAACACACAGCAAGCTATACTGATAACCTGTGATATAACAAACGATATAAATTTTAGATAAAGCACAAGTATCTAAACAAGAGAGCAAAAGGTGATGGAGACACTTGCATCATTGTATATCAAGAAACTTACTGCGCAATTTTGGATTATAGTTAGCATCTCCGGCTTTTTCTCTGCCATGCGAGAAACAAGACCCAAATACCAGAGTCCGAGAAATATGACGTGAAAGACGATCAAGAAAATTAGAGAGGAAATATAAATGGTGAGGAAGAGGGAAAGGTTCATCCTCATATCCAACCCCATTGACTGAAAACTAGGGAGATGGTATAATGCTGCCAAGAATATCCAGGCAATGTACCTGCATTCAGAAACAGACTCAGGGAACCAGTACATATTGTTCAAACTAAAATTATCTTTTCACTGGCTCCAGAGATTGCTTACCACCGACTAAAGTTTGAGTAGCTTGGCTTGATAGTCTTCCTAATAAACGGCGACGAGAAGAAATAGAAGAAACCAATCAAGCAAGCATACATGGACCACCATTTGAAATTCTTGTCCAATTTCATTATAAGGTTCTGCAAGTTATCCGATGAAAGGAGGAAAAGCCAGCCGACAATCACGGCAATCATGAAATGTCTTGAGTGCTCATGCGGGTATGGGTATCTATGAGTCAGGATAGTCCTAACCCTCTCCATTTTAAGGGATTCAATAAAACGGCCAGAGGGATGCTTATGGAGCCTTCCTTCTCCCATAAAAAATCTGCTCTCCGAGTCAGTGATATCTCATACTCCTACTCTAAGCAGCCATAGAGGGGGCAATTTGCCACTTCTGAAAATTTCAGAACCGTGTCCAGATCTGCATAAAGAAACAATTGTGATAACCCGGCAAAATGACGATAGACATGCAGAACAGCAGTATCAGAACTAACTTATGAAAGAAGTCTTTAGCTGCAAAGTGGGCAAGGATTTAAATGTGCTTCTTTGGTCACTGCCTAAAAGACCGATCTAATTTATTGTGTTGTGGTGCTTGAGAGAATCCTAGAAGATATGCAGACTATTTTCTGTATAGTGTCACAGCTACACAATATCAAATTGTACCCTGAAGCATGTACTGTGCATTTGCAAAATGCAGATACTGACATCCGCAGAGGCGAATCaatataaaatttcagaaaatgttgAGAAATATGGCAATGATATTAGCCCGACAGCTACCCATCCCACTCTATATATAAATGGATCCCAGGAGGGGAAATTGGATAGAGAGAGACATAATAACAAAAAGAAATAGTACTACTATTAAGTAGACAAAACTGCAGGGGGCACATTAAGCACATGCCATTAACAGATCCCATTGGGGAAAGGAACAAGTATGTAATCATTACCAGAGACAAAAACTACTCTTAATCAAGACACTATAT encodes:
- the LOC127303021 gene encoding uncharacterized protein; the protein is MGEGRLHKHPSGRFIESLKMERVRTILTHRYPYPHEHSRHFMIAVIVGWLFLLSSDNLQNLIMKLDKNFKWWSMYACLIGFFYFFSSPFIRKTIKPSYSNFSRWYIAWIFLAALYHLPSFQSMGLDMRMNLSLFLTIYISSLIFLIVFHVIFLGLWYLGLVSRMAEKKPEMLTIIQNCAVISIACCVFYSHCGNRTLSRDKSIDRRTASWVAFSLWRKQNDDNTLISRLLRMHKFKDQICSSWFAPVGSASDYPLLSKWAIYGELASNGSQDSNIISPVYSLWATFIGLYMANYVVERSTGWALTHPLTISEYENLKKLLKPDFEDMVPWYSGTSTDLFKTVFDLMVSVTLFVGRFDMRMMQAAMNKGPDEAKRGDLLYDHLDAKEELWFDFIADTGDGGNSTYAIARLLAQPSLVIKSDDSRLTFPRGELLLIGGDLAYPNPSEFSYERRFFCPFEYALQPPAWYTPEHIALEKPELPLGVSEIRQYSGPQCFLIPGNHDWFDGLHTFMRYICHKSWLGGWFLPQKRSYFALKLPNGWWVFGLDQALHGDIDVYQFKFFAELCQQKVGENDSVILITHEPNWLLDWYWSDRTGKNVTYLIREYLKGRCKLRMAGDLHHYMRHSCVESKEPVHVQHLLVNGCGGAFLHPTHVFENFKECYGNKYETKAAYPSYEESSKIALGNILKFRRKNWQFDVIGGFVYFVLVFSMFPQCDSFRILHEDSWGDRMNSFFIAMWNAIFEILERSYVSLAGVVILLMVSFCFVPTKLSRRRRALLGFLHATAHITSAVLLMLLMELGIEICIRNHLLATSGYHTLYEWYRKAESEHFPDPTGLRARLEQWTFGLYPACIKYLMSAFDIPEVMAVTRTTICRKGIESLPRGGAIIYYVCVFLYFWVLSTPVVSMVFGSYLYICINWFHIHFDEAFSSLRIANYKAFTRFHIKKNGDLEVFTLAVDKVPKEWMLDPDWDMEPKEPFQMSHNRRFPSKWRAGSGWSEPTSTVRVVDQFVIPRTPTDPSLSDLAT